In one window of Streptomyces kaniharaensis DNA:
- a CDS encoding glycoside hydrolase family 15 protein: MTAGGTVKPFPPWSLREYALLADGERGALVGPFGEIAWLCAPRWDSDPLFAGLIGGTGVYAVTPVGRFAPGGYYEDGGLIRRSRWITEDGVVECREVLALPADPHRLVLLRRITADYGPARLRVVLEAGTGFGPGGLRGPRRTANGWTLRSGGLRLRWTGAEAARPGPGGLLTAQVVLAPGERLDLVLEVSDHRLDGPPPEPERCWRATEHAWRDAVPDLGHTYDERDARFSYAVLRGLTSPATGGMVAAATTSLPERAEAGRNYDYRYVWIRDQCLVGQAIASCGADRLLDDAVRFTTERLDEHGSRMAPAYTVTGGRVPDQRAVDLPGYPGGHDQVGNRITRQFQLDVFGEALLLFAAAARRDRLDPQTRCAVRTAADAIARRWREPDAGIWELDDRVWTHSRLICAAGLRAIARPEAAGPAGVPDGLAAAWSALADRLLAHTARHALHPSGRWQRSPTDPAPDLALLLPPVRGTPAPDDPRTVATLRACRRELTDGHFAYRFRHDERPLAEAEGAFVLCGFLMALAEHRQGDAVEAARWFEATRGLCGSAGLFSEEYDIAQRQQRGNLPQAFVHAMLLECAACLARPPLG, from the coding sequence ATGACCGCCGGAGGCACGGTGAAACCCTTCCCGCCGTGGAGCCTGCGCGAGTACGCCCTCCTCGCCGACGGCGAACGCGGCGCGCTGGTGGGCCCGTTCGGCGAGATCGCCTGGCTCTGCGCGCCCCGCTGGGACTCCGATCCGCTGTTCGCCGGCCTGATCGGCGGCACCGGCGTGTACGCGGTGACGCCGGTCGGCCGGTTCGCGCCCGGCGGCTACTACGAGGACGGCGGGCTGATCCGGCGCAGCCGGTGGATCACCGAGGACGGTGTGGTGGAGTGCCGGGAGGTCCTGGCGCTCCCCGCCGATCCGCACCGGTTGGTGCTGCTGCGCCGGATCACCGCCGACTACGGGCCGGCACGCCTGCGCGTGGTCCTGGAGGCGGGTACGGGCTTCGGCCCCGGCGGCCTCCGGGGCCCTCGCCGGACGGCGAACGGCTGGACGCTCCGCTCCGGAGGGCTGCGCCTGCGCTGGACGGGCGCGGAGGCGGCTCGTCCGGGGCCGGGTGGGCTGCTCACGGCGCAGGTCGTCCTCGCCCCTGGTGAGCGGCTCGACCTCGTGCTGGAGGTGTCCGACCACCGCCTCGACGGGCCGCCGCCGGAGCCGGAGCGCTGCTGGCGGGCCACCGAACACGCCTGGCGGGACGCCGTACCGGACCTCGGGCACACCTACGACGAGCGCGACGCCCGGTTCTCCTACGCCGTGCTGCGCGGGCTCACCTCCCCGGCCACCGGGGGCATGGTCGCCGCGGCGACCACCAGCCTGCCCGAACGGGCCGAGGCCGGCCGCAACTACGACTACCGCTACGTCTGGATCCGCGACCAGTGCCTGGTCGGACAGGCCATCGCCTCGTGCGGTGCGGACCGACTCCTGGACGACGCGGTACGGTTCACCACCGAGCGGCTCGACGAGCACGGCAGTCGAATGGCCCCGGCCTACACGGTGACCGGCGGGCGGGTGCCCGACCAGCGGGCGGTCGACCTTCCCGGCTACCCGGGCGGCCACGACCAGGTCGGCAACCGGATCACCCGCCAGTTCCAACTCGATGTGTTCGGCGAGGCGTTGCTGCTGTTCGCGGCGGCCGCGCGGCGCGATCGGCTGGATCCGCAGACCCGGTGCGCGGTGCGCACCGCCGCGGACGCCATCGCCCGGCGGTGGCGCGAACCGGACGCCGGAATCTGGGAGTTGGACGACCGGGTATGGACGCACAGCCGGCTGATCTGCGCCGCGGGACTCCGCGCGATCGCCCGCCCCGAGGCTGCCGGGCCGGCAGGTGTGCCGGACGGGCTCGCCGCGGCGTGGAGCGCATTGGCGGACCGGCTGCTCGCCCACACGGCCCGGCACGCCCTGCATCCGTCGGGCAGGTGGCAGCGCTCCCCCACCGACCCCGCGCCCGACCTCGCCCTGCTGCTGCCGCCGGTGCGCGGCACCCCGGCCCCGGACGACCCGCGTACGGTCGCGACCCTGCGGGCGTGCCGTCGCGAGCTCACGGACGGGCACTTCGCCTACCGGTTCCGCCACGACGAGCGCCCCCTGGCCGAGGCCGAGGGAGCGTTCGTGCTGTGCGGCTTCCTGATGGCCCTCGCCGAACACCGGCAGGGCGACGCCGTCGAGGCGGCCCGCTGGTTCGAGGCCACCCGCGGGCTCTGCGGCTCGGCGGGGCTGTTCTCGGAGGAGTACGACATCGCGCAGCGCCAGCAACGCGGCAACCTGCCGCAGGCGTTCGTGCACGCCATGCTGCTGGAGTGCGCGGCGTGCCTGGCACGGCCGCCTCTCGGCTGA
- a CDS encoding ATP-binding protein yields the protein MKEARLSAARPTLAEPRARWLPLSARPGAVAEARALTADFLADVADPTVVADAILLVSELAGNVLRHTSGPGALLLVRVAGVLRIEVSDTSPRPPLPRPPHGPDESGGLGLFLLSRLTLRWGWRPLGPGDRLGPGKTVWCDLRLPVD from the coding sequence ATGAAAGAGGCGCGGCTTTCCGCCGCGCGCCCGACGCTCGCCGAACCGCGGGCGCGGTGGCTTCCGCTCTCGGCCCGGCCCGGAGCGGTCGCCGAGGCCCGCGCCCTGACCGCCGACTTCCTGGCCGATGTCGCCGATCCGACGGTGGTCGCCGACGCGATCCTGCTGGTCTCCGAGCTCGCCGGCAACGTCCTGCGCCACACCAGTGGGCCCGGAGCGCTGCTCCTGGTCCGTGTCGCCGGTGTGCTGCGGATCGAAGTCAGCGACACCAGCCCGCGCCCGCCGCTGCCCCGGCCGCCGCACGGACCGGACGAGTCGGGAGGTCTAGGCCTGTTCCTGCTGAGCCGCCTCACCCTGCGATGGGGCTGGCGCCCGCTGGGGCCGGGTGACCGGCTGGGGCCGGGTAAGACGGTCTGGTGTGACCTGCGGCTGCCCGTCGACTGA